One window of Triticum dicoccoides isolate Atlit2015 ecotype Zavitan chromosome 5A, WEW_v2.0, whole genome shotgun sequence genomic DNA carries:
- the LOC119302024 gene encoding uncharacterized protein LOC119302024 → MRTISSAAGGMLRARLSAAARLRGGHGDGGGRWTTPGHEVRPKGYPMNRTPPPPGESRKWEDWELPCYVTSFLTVVILGVGLNAKPDLTLETWAHHKALERLQQQELAAASASADALSE, encoded by the coding sequence ATGCGGACGATCTCATCGGCGGCGGGAGGGATGCTGCGGGCGCGGCTGAGCGCGGCGGCGCGCCTCCGCGGCGGGCACGGCGACGGCGGTGGCCGCTGGACGACGCCCGGCCACGAGGTGCGGCCCAAGGGGTACCCGATGaaccgcacgccgccgccgccgggcgaGTCGCGCAAGTGGGAGGACTGGGAGCTCCCCTGCTACGTCACCTCCTTCCTCACCGTCGTCATCCTCGGCGTCGGGCTCAACGCCAAGCCCGACCTCACCCTCGAGACCTGGGCGCACCACAAGGCGCTCGAGCGCCTCCAGCAGCAGGAGCTCGCCGCCGCGTCCGCCTCCGCCGACGCCCTGTCAGAGTGA
- the LOC119302023 gene encoding probable polygalacturonase, whose translation MAAPPLLLLAALLLLLPAAARSAPARVFSVADYGAAGDGSRYDTAAIQAAVDACAAAGGGRVLLPAPGDYLTATVRLRSRVVLEVAPGARLLGGTRQRDYPPEFRRWYVVLAENTTGAGVTGGGEINGQGGAFVVTPSAQKNVMVSWNATGDCLGDECRPRLLGFIDSKDVAVHDITLNQPALWCLHLVRCDNSVIRNVSIYGDFDTPNNDGIDIEDSNNTVITDCHIDTGDDAICPKSSTGPVYNLTATNCWIRTKSCAIKFGSASFFNFEKLLFDNITIVDSHRGLGMQIRDGGNVSDVTFSNIKMRTRYYHPSWWGRAEPIYITTCPRHPDSKEGTISDVRFINISSVSENGVFLAGSKHGLLRNLKFKNVELTYKRWTNYTGGLYDYRPGCRKMVKHKTGGMMLEHISGLEVDNVSMRWWRGSLEGWDVNPLLFRPSTIDGLSFHDWQSLDVQ comes from the exons ATGGCGGCACCCCCTCTCCTCCTGCTCGCGGCCCTCCTGCTGCTGCTCCCGGCCGCCGCGCGGTCCGCGCCCGCCCGCGTCTTCTCCGTCGCGGACTACGGCGCGGCGGGCGACGGGTCGCGCTACGACACGGCGGCCATCCAGGCGGCCGTCGACGCCTGCGCGGCGGCGGGGGGCGGCCGCGTGCTCCTCCCGGCGCCCGGGGACTACCTGACGGCGACCGTGCGCCTCCGCTCGCGCGTGGTGCTCGAGGTAGCCCCCGGCGCGCGGCTGCTGGGCGGGACCCGGCAGCGGGACTACCCGCCCGAGTTCCGCCGCTGGTACGTCGTGCTGGCCGAGAACACCACCGGCGCGGGCGTCACCGGCGGCGGCGAGATCAACGGCCAGGGCGGCGCCTTCGTGGTCACGCCCAGCGCGCAGAAGAACGTCATGGTCAGCTGGAACGCCACGGGGGACTGCCTGGGCGACGAGTGCCGCCCGCGGCTCCTCGGCTTCATCGACTCCAAGGACGTCGCGGTCCATGACATCACCCTCAACCAGCCGGCCCTGTGGTG CCTGCATCTTGTCAGGTGTGACAACTCGGTGATCCGCAATGTCTCTATATACGGGGATTTCGACACTCCTAACAATGACGGGATTGACATCGAAGATTCAAACAACACGGTCATCACCGATTGCCACATAGACACCGGAGATGATGCGATCTGCCCAAAGTCTAGCACAGGGCCTGTTTACAACTTGACAGCAACAAATTGCTGGATCCGTACTAAATCGTGCGCTATCAAATTTGGAAGTGCAAGCTTTTTCAACTTTGAGAAGCTGCTCTTTGACAACATTACTATAGTTGATTCGCATCGAGGACTTGGAATGCAGATCCGTGATGGAG GGAATGTTAGTGATGTGACATTTTCAAACATCAAAATGAGGACTAGGTACTACCATCCTTCATGGTGGGGGAGAGCTGAACCGATCTACATCACTACCTGTCCAAGGCACCCTGATTCCAAAGAAGGCACCATTTCAGATGTTCGTTTCATCAACATCTCATCAGTATCAGAAAACGGTGTTTTCCTGGCTGGATCGAAGCACGGATTGCTTCGCAACTTGAAGTTCAAGAATGTTGAGCTGACCTACAAGAGGTGGACAAACTACACTGGGGGCCTGTATGACTACAGACCTGGATGCCGGAAGATGGTGAAGCACAAGACTGGCGGTATGATGCTGGAGCACATCTCAGGCCTGGAGGTTGACAATGTCAGCATGAGATGGTGGAGAGGAAGCCTGGAAGGGTGGGATGTTAACCCGCTCCTCTTCCGGCCATCCACTATTGACGGGCTGTCGTTCCACGATTGGCAATCGCTGGATGTTCAATAG